From the Thermococcus sp. M39 genome, one window contains:
- a CDS encoding DUF835 domain-containing protein yields MECETLALIFGSTLLIIGTYGTIISWRYYVSLEPPTDKFALRVMVAFILFGIFGGFTSIGSAFFEGLWWPFIALFMMLGFLILALSSLYYLKVLYEEFGSKIYEREEIELVPAGGFIVENLEGVKTLLRYLFSRSGSLFVISRRPQNEWEKEFGIKPAKYLWLSRVEAWNSVSPSNLHVILEEAVRFMRTRRNSIIYIEGIEYLILYNDFKSVAKFLFTLRDYAIVEKSLLLIFVSPDVLEKPHYSILKREFETLDPETFLEEVLGTTLFGAVTKEDFERITSEKPLNEKEDKEEYASSESSEA; encoded by the coding sequence ATGGAGTGCGAAACTTTAGCACTGATTTTCGGAAGTACTCTGCTTATCATTGGCACTTATGGAACAATCATAAGCTGGAGGTACTATGTTTCTCTTGAGCCCCCTACAGATAAGTTTGCATTGCGAGTTATGGTTGCTTTTATATTATTTGGAATCTTTGGAGGGTTTACTTCCATAGGGTCAGCGTTCTTTGAAGGGCTGTGGTGGCCGTTTATAGCACTTTTCATGATGCTTGGTTTCTTAATTTTGGCGCTTTCTTCTCTCTATTACTTAAAAGTACTGTATGAAGAATTTGGATCAAAAATTTATGAAAGAGAAGAAATAGAACTTGTCCCCGCGGGAGGTTTTATTGTTGAGAACTTGGAAGGAGTCAAAACACTTCTCAGATACCTATTTTCAAGATCAGGGAGTTTATTTGTAATCAGCAGACGCCCGCAGAATGAATGGGAAAAAGAATTTGGAATAAAGCCAGCCAAGTATCTCTGGCTGAGTAGAGTTGAGGCATGGAACTCTGTAAGTCCCAGCAATTTGCACGTAATCTTGGAGGAAGCTGTTAGATTTATGAGAACTAGAAGGAACAGTATTATTTATATTGAGGGCATTGAGTATCTGATACTCTATAATGACTTCAAGTCTGTTGCAAAATTCCTCTTCACATTAAGGGATTATGCAATTGTTGAGAAGTCCCTCCTTCTGATTTTTGTTTCTCCTGACGTATTGGAGAAGCCACATTATAGTATCTTGAAGAGAGAGTTCGAAACATTAGATCCTGAAACGTTCTTGGAGGAAGTGCTGGGAACTACGCTATTTGGAGCTGTTACAAAAGAGGACTTTGAGAGGATAACAAGTGAAAAGCCTTTAAATGAGAAAGAGGATAAGGAAGAATATGCCAGCAGTGAGAGTTCAGAAGCATGA
- the moaA gene encoding GTP 3',8-cyclase MoaA, with product MALVDKFGRPVTNLRISVTEDCNLNCFYCHREGQMKGKREMTPEEIERIVKIASRLGIKKVKLTGGEPTIRRDIVEIVRRIRPYVVDLSLTTNGTVMYRLAEELKEAGLDRVNISLDTLDRKKYKKITGFDVLPWVLKGIEKSVKLFKLVKLNMVVMKDLNHMEIWDMMDYAARIGAVLQLIEIEVPRELMDSWFFKRYFYPLKPLEEEFTKKAIDIKERRMHRRKKYLIPTENGVAEVEVVRSMHNTVFCANCTRIRLTADGHLKTCLLRRDDLIDILTPIREGASDEELVEIFKKAILMRKPYWM from the coding sequence ATGGCTCTGGTTGATAAATTTGGGAGGCCAGTAACTAACCTCAGGATTTCTGTAACTGAGGATTGCAACTTAAATTGTTTTTACTGTCATAGAGAAGGACAGATGAAAGGAAAGAGAGAGATGACACCAGAAGAGATTGAGAGAATAGTTAAAATAGCTTCTCGTCTTGGCATTAAGAAGGTTAAGCTCACGGGAGGAGAACCTACAATAAGACGTGATATTGTTGAAATCGTAAGGAGGATCAGACCTTATGTGGTTGACTTATCCTTAACTACAAATGGAACTGTCATGTACAGACTAGCGGAAGAACTAAAAGAAGCAGGACTCGACAGGGTGAATATAAGTCTCGATACGCTGGATAGGAAAAAATACAAAAAGATCACTGGTTTTGATGTTCTTCCTTGGGTCTTAAAGGGCATTGAAAAATCTGTTAAGCTTTTCAAACTCGTCAAGCTCAATATGGTTGTTATGAAGGATCTGAATCACATGGAAATATGGGATATGATGGATTATGCAGCCAGAATTGGGGCCGTTCTTCAGCTCATTGAAATTGAGGTTCCAAGGGAACTCATGGATTCTTGGTTCTTTAAAAGATATTTCTACCCGCTGAAGCCTCTTGAGGAGGAGTTTACTAAGAAGGCTATTGATATTAAAGAAAGGAGGATGCACAGGAGAAAGAAGTACCTCATACCAACTGAAAATGGAGTGGCAGAGGTTGAAGTAGTCCGTTCAATGCATAATACAGTATTCTGTGCAAATTGTACGAGAATAAGATTGACGGCTGATGGGCACCTAAAAACTTGCCTTCTCAGAAGAGATGACCTGATTGACATATTGACGCCGATTAGAGAAGGGGCCAGTGATGAGGAGCTAGTTGAAATTTTTAAGAAAGCAATCCTAATGAGAAAGCCGTACTGGATGTAA
- a CDS encoding class I SAM-dependent methyltransferase family protein: MPAVRVQKHEAEKVKNLLKKLGLYDGKRRPKREETFVLLPVISSPKLKELGFEVVDVELPFRPERQIYKNLESVLAEKLTKEELAYLKRYDIIGDIAVIQIPKELEHRQKDIIKALLIVHPFIKVVAKKGFHEGQFRVREYEIIWGEKRLTTVHKENSVKIKVDLSKVFFNPRMKGERYRLAQLVQDGERILLMFAGVLPYALVIARFKNVEITAIELNEDAVRLGLENIELNKDKLKGKIEVIHGDVFEVVPKLGTFDRVISPTPKGVDALNLALSKAEKWVHYYDFVHEDKFDEFKRRIEEECQKLGKQCEVKIKKIADYKPHVYKVCADIKLF; the protein is encoded by the coding sequence ATGCCAGCAGTGAGAGTTCAGAAGCATGAAGCAGAGAAAGTTAAGAACCTTTTGAAAAAACTTGGCCTATATGATGGGAAAAGAAGACCCAAGCGCGAAGAGACTTTTGTTCTTTTACCTGTTATCAGTTCTCCAAAGCTCAAAGAACTTGGGTTTGAAGTTGTAGATGTAGAATTGCCATTTAGACCTGAGAGACAGATATATAAAAATCTTGAAAGTGTTCTGGCTGAAAAGCTTACAAAAGAAGAGCTTGCATATTTGAAGAGATATGACATAATAGGGGACATAGCTGTTATCCAGATTCCAAAGGAGCTTGAGCATAGACAAAAGGATATTATTAAGGCTCTTCTGATTGTTCACCCCTTCATAAAGGTGGTCGCCAAAAAAGGTTTTCATGAAGGGCAGTTCAGAGTGAGAGAATATGAGATAATTTGGGGTGAAAAGAGGCTGACTACAGTTCATAAAGAGAACAGTGTAAAAATTAAAGTTGATCTGAGCAAAGTTTTCTTCAACCCACGAATGAAAGGTGAACGATACAGATTGGCTCAACTTGTTCAAGATGGGGAGAGAATTCTTTTGATGTTTGCTGGAGTCTTGCCTTATGCACTAGTTATTGCCCGCTTTAAGAACGTTGAAATTACCGCGATAGAGCTTAACGAAGATGCAGTAAGACTTGGACTAGAAAATATTGAGCTCAATAAGGACAAACTCAAGGGGAAAATTGAGGTAATTCATGGAGATGTTTTTGAAGTTGTTCCTAAGCTTGGGACTTTTGACAGGGTGATAAGCCCAACTCCAAAAGGAGTTGACGCTCTAAATTTAGCCTTGAGCAAGGCTGAGAAGTGGGTTCACTACTACGACTTTGTTCATGAAGATAAGTTTGATGAGTTTAAGAGACGGATTGAGGAAGAATGCCAAAAGCTTGGAAAACAGTGCGAAGTGAAGATAAAGAAAATAGCAGACTATAAACCGCATGTTTACAAGGTTTGTGCCGATATTAAGCTTTTCTAA
- a CDS encoding replication factor C small subunit, which translates to MSEEVKEVKILEKPWVEKYRPQRLDDIVGQDHIVKRLKHYVKTGSMPHLLFAGPPGVGKTTAALCLTRELFGEHWRHNFLELNASDERGINVIREKVKEFARTKPIGGASFKIIFLDEADALTQDAQQALRRMMEMFSNNVRFILSCNYSSKIIEPIQSRCAIFRFRPLKDEDIAKRLRLIAESEGLELTEEGLQAILYVAEGDLRRAINVLQAAAALDTKITDENVFMVASRARPEDVREMMLMALEGNFLKAREKLREILLKQGLSGEDVLIQMHKEVFNLPISEPKKVALADKIGEYNFRLVEGANEMIQLEALLAQFTLLGK; encoded by the coding sequence ATGAGCGAAGAAGTTAAAGAAGTTAAAATCCTTGAAAAGCCATGGGTTGAGAAGTACAGGCCGCAAAGGTTAGATGATATTGTTGGACAGGACCACATTGTTAAGAGATTAAAGCACTATGTTAAAACCGGTTCAATGCCCCATCTCTTGTTTGCTGGTCCTCCTGGTGTTGGAAAGACAACAGCAGCTTTGTGTTTAACTAGAGAACTCTTCGGAGAACACTGGAGGCACAACTTTCTTGAACTGAACGCCTCTGATGAGCGTGGAATTAACGTTATTAGAGAAAAAGTCAAGGAATTCGCAAGGACAAAGCCAATTGGTGGAGCAAGCTTTAAGATAATCTTCCTCGATGAGGCAGATGCTTTAACACAAGATGCTCAGCAAGCATTGAGAAGAATGATGGAGATGTTCTCAAATAACGTTAGGTTCATCTTAAGCTGTAATTATTCATCCAAGATTATCGAGCCGATCCAATCAAGATGTGCAATCTTCAGATTTAGACCTCTTAAGGATGAAGATATCGCAAAGAGATTAAGACTCATAGCAGAAAGTGAGGGACTGGAGTTAACGGAGGAAGGGCTACAAGCAATTCTCTATGTGGCTGAGGGAGACTTAAGAAGAGCAATTAACGTTCTGCAAGCTGCTGCAGCGCTTGATACAAAGATTACAGACGAGAACGTCTTCATGGTTGCTAGCAGAGCAAGACCAGAGGATGTTAGGGAAATGATGCTTATGGCATTGGAGGGTAACTTCCTCAAAGCAAGAGAGAAGCTTAGAGAAATTCTTCTCAAGCAAGGTTTGAGTGGAGAAGATGTTCTCATTCAAATGCATAAAGAAGTGTTTAATCTACCAATAAGCGAGCCTAAGAAAGTCGCTTTAGCCGATAAGATTGGAGAGTACAACTTTAGACTGGTTGAGGGAGCAAATGAAATGATTCAGCTTGAGGCTCTGCTTGCCCAGTTCACTCTGCTGGGCAAATGA
- a CDS encoding replication factor C large subunit, with protein sequence MDIPWVEKYRPKRLRDIVNQKQAIEKVEAWIKQWFHGTPKKKALILAGPPGSGKTTTVYALANEYKFEVIELNASDERTFEKIRRYLDAAYTMDIFGRRRKIIFLDEADNIEPSGAHEIAKLIDKARNPIIMAANKYWEVPAEIRNKAEVVEYKRLTQRDIMQALFRIIKAEGIFVPKEIVAEIAKRASGDLRAAINDLQTVVAGGVEDAREVLAYRDVEKTVFQALGLIFGSDNAKRAKMATWNLDMTPDEILMWIDENIPYIYYKPEDIAEAYNAISRADIYLGRAKRTGNYGLWKYALDMMTAGVAVAGVKKKGFTKFYPPKTLRMLRDTKEEREIRDSIIKKIMKQMHMSKLEAIETMQIFKTIFENNLDVAAHIAVFLDLGDKEIEFLAGDKEKAAKIKGKTLSIHRKLKKAGIEIKVEIEEEAPKEVEEEEIEEELEEAAETEIKEDIAEEEKETEEIEKEIEEAEWEKEEKPKKEEKIDKAKKKGKQATLFDFLKK encoded by the coding sequence ATGGACATACCATGGGTTGAAAAGTACCGTCCAAAAAGGCTGAGGGATATAGTCAATCAAAAGCAGGCTATTGAGAAAGTTGAAGCGTGGATTAAACAGTGGTTTCACGGAACACCAAAGAAAAAAGCTCTGATCTTAGCCGGCCCACCGGGAAGTGGAAAGACCACTACGGTTTATGCTCTAGCCAATGAGTATAAATTCGAGGTTATTGAGCTTAACGCAAGCGATGAAAGGACCTTCGAGAAAATCAGGCGCTATCTTGATGCTGCATACACAATGGATATATTTGGACGGAGGAGAAAGATCATATTCCTTGATGAGGCCGACAACATAGAGCCGAGCGGTGCCCATGAGATTGCAAAGCTCATAGACAAAGCAAGAAATCCCATAATCATGGCAGCAAATAAGTACTGGGAAGTGCCGGCTGAAATAAGAAATAAGGCTGAAGTCGTTGAGTATAAAAGATTGACTCAAAGAGACATTATGCAAGCTCTATTTAGAATTATCAAGGCAGAAGGCATCTTTGTGCCAAAGGAGATAGTTGCTGAGATAGCAAAAAGAGCAAGTGGAGATTTAAGAGCTGCAATAAATGATTTACAGACCGTAGTTGCTGGTGGAGTAGAAGATGCAAGAGAAGTGCTTGCTTACAGAGATGTCGAAAAAACAGTCTTCCAAGCGCTTGGACTGATTTTCGGAAGCGACAATGCAAAGAGAGCAAAGATGGCAACATGGAATTTAGACATGACTCCCGATGAGATACTCATGTGGATTGATGAAAATATCCCATATATTTATTACAAGCCAGAGGACATCGCTGAGGCTTACAATGCCATAAGTAGGGCAGATATTTACTTAGGAAGGGCTAAAAGAACTGGAAACTATGGGCTTTGGAAGTACGCTTTAGACATGATGACGGCAGGAGTTGCAGTGGCTGGAGTGAAAAAGAAAGGATTTACAAAATTCTATCCACCAAAGACTCTTAGAATGCTCAGAGACACAAAAGAGGAGAGAGAAATTAGAGACTCGATAATTAAGAAAATTATGAAGCAGATGCATATGAGCAAGCTTGAAGCTATCGAGACAATGCAGATATTCAAAACAATCTTTGAAAACAACTTAGATGTTGCTGCTCATATAGCTGTTTTCCTAGATTTAGGGGATAAAGAGATAGAGTTCCTAGCTGGAGACAAAGAAAAAGCAGCAAAAATTAAAGGCAAGACCCTTTCAATTCACAGAAAGCTCAAAAAAGCTGGAATTGAGATAAAGGTTGAGATAGAAGAAGAGGCTCCCAAAGAAGTCGAAGAGGAAGAAATTGAAGAAGAGCTTGAGGAGGCTGCAGAGACAGAAATTAAAGAGGACATTGCTGAGGAAGAAAAAGAAACCGAAGAAATCGAGAAGGAAATAGAAGAGGCAGAATGGGAGAAAGAAGAAAAACCTAAGAAGGAGGAGAAGATTGACAAAGCTAAGAAGAAAGGTAAGCAGGCAACACTGTTTGACTTTCTAAAGAAATGA
- a CDS encoding metal-dependent hydrolase, whose protein sequence is MDPLKHASIPLLAFLALSKNPGLISITILVFGAIFPDFDIFFGEHRGYFHSLLFLIPLFAASLYVRNIYLWMFAFGVAVHLVLDFFSGVIPFLYPLRKKGFGLKVSGIIIFERLPKIDIKYEILVGYPTKSRGSYVGFSNESLAIALVALIVLLIRLNLLAK, encoded by the coding sequence ATGGATCCTCTGAAGCATGCCTCAATTCCTTTGCTTGCATTTTTGGCTCTGAGCAAGAATCCCGGCTTAATTTCAATTACTATCCTCGTATTTGGGGCTATTTTTCCGGATTTTGATATTTTCTTTGGGGAGCACAGAGGTTATTTTCACTCCCTTCTGTTTTTGATTCCTCTTTTCGCTGCTTCCCTCTATGTTCGGAACATTTATCTTTGGATGTTTGCTTTTGGTGTAGCAGTGCATCTCGTCTTAGATTTCTTCTCTGGCGTTATCCCGTTTTTGTATCCGCTCAGAAAGAAGGGTTTTGGCTTAAAAGTGTCAGGAATTATAATTTTTGAACGCCTGCCAAAAATAGACATCAAGTATGAGATTCTTGTTGGATACCCTACTAAGTCTAGAGGAAGCTATGTCGGATTTTCAAACGAGAGTTTGGCAATAGCTTTAGTAGCACTCATCGTTCTACTTATTCGGCTAAACCTTTTGGCAAAGTGA
- a CDS encoding glycine C-acetyltransferase encodes MGKLDWITEELNELKEKGLYVKIRVLQSAQGPWVVVDGKKVLNMCSNNYLGLAAHPKIKEAAIRAILDYGVGAGAVRTIAGTMELHVELEEKLAKFKKREAAILFQSGYNANLGAISALITKKDNGVFISEELNHASIIDGMRLSGAPKVIYKHLDMEDLKKRLEETKNYKKKLIVTDGVFSMDGDLAPLPEIVELAEQYDAMVYVDDAHGEGVLGDHGRGIVDHYKLHDRVDFEMGTLSKAFGVIGGYVAGPEEAIEYLRQRGRPFLFSSALNPPDVAAAIAAVEILQHSDELVKKLWDNTHFLQKGLRDLGYDLGNTKHPITPVMLYDEKLAQEFSRRLYEEYNIFAQAIVYPTVPLGTARIRLEPSAAHSKEDLQYVIDAFEDLGKKTGFLK; translated from the coding sequence ATGGGAAAGCTTGACTGGATTACTGAGGAATTAAACGAACTTAAAGAAAAAGGTCTTTACGTCAAAATTAGAGTTCTTCAAAGCGCCCAGGGTCCATGGGTTGTCGTCGATGGAAAGAAAGTTTTGAACATGTGTTCAAACAACTATCTTGGCTTGGCTGCACATCCAAAGATTAAGGAGGCAGCAATTAGAGCTATTCTTGACTATGGTGTTGGTGCTGGAGCAGTAAGAACCATTGCTGGAACAATGGAGCTCCACGTTGAACTTGAAGAAAAGCTTGCAAAGTTCAAGAAGAGAGAGGCTGCAATCCTATTCCAGAGCGGTTACAATGCTAACTTAGGTGCAATAAGTGCTCTCATCACTAAGAAGGATAACGGTGTCTTTATCAGCGAGGAACTCAACCATGCGAGTATAATTGATGGCATGCGCTTGAGCGGTGCACCAAAGGTCATCTACAAGCACCTTGATATGGAGGACTTAAAGAAGAGGCTTGAGGAGACAAAGAATTACAAGAAGAAGCTCATTGTTACCGACGGTGTCTTCTCAATGGATGGTGACCTTGCACCATTACCAGAGATTGTTGAGTTAGCCGAGCAGTATGATGCAATGGTTTACGTTGACGATGCTCACGGTGAAGGTGTCCTTGGAGATCATGGTAGAGGTATTGTTGACCACTACAAGCTCCACGACAGAGTTGACTTTGAGATGGGTACTTTAAGCAAGGCATTTGGTGTCATCGGTGGTTACGTTGCCGGTCCGGAGGAAGCTATTGAATACCTAAGACAGAGAGGAAGGCCATTCTTGTTCTCATCAGCACTTAACCCACCAGACGTTGCTGCTGCCATAGCTGCCGTTGAGATCCTTCAGCACAGTGATGAGCTCGTCAAGAAGCTCTGGGACAACACTCACTTCCTCCAGAAAGGTCTGAGAGACCTCGGTTATGACCTCGGAAACACTAAGCATCCAATTACTCCAGTTATGCTCTATGATGAGAAATTAGCCCAAGAGTTCTCAAGGAGATTATATGAGGAGTACAACATCTTTGCACAAGCAATCGTTTATCCAACAGTCCCATTAGGAACCGCTCGTATTAGACTTGAGCCCTCAGCAGCTCACAGCAAGGAAGATTTGCAATATGTTATTGATGCCTTTGAGGATCTTGGAAAGAAAACCGGCTTCTTAAAGTGA